In one window of Pseudobdellovibrionaceae bacterium DNA:
- a CDS encoding DUF502 domain-containing protein: MGKMFLRGIFTLLPITVSIYFLFLFFDWAEHIVRNLLVVAFGQANYVPGMGLVLGLGLILFLGFLMGSPLAQSMYQAIERPILSVPIVKSIYLAVKDLTEYFGPKSENSSHQVVSVSIPNLDIQLVGFITRDNLDTMPEGMNKLDRVAVYLPMSYQIGGYTLFVPRAWTTPLNMKVEQAMRSALTGWMPGKK, from the coding sequence ATGGGTAAAATGTTTTTAAGGGGAATATTCACCCTTTTGCCGATTACGGTTTCTATTTATTTTTTGTTTTTATTTTTTGATTGGGCAGAACACATTGTGCGCAACCTCCTAGTTGTGGCCTTTGGCCAAGCCAACTACGTGCCGGGCATGGGCTTGGTGCTGGGTTTGGGTTTGATTTTGTTTCTTGGATTTCTGATGGGCTCTCCGCTTGCGCAGTCCATGTATCAGGCCATCGAGCGGCCTATTTTAAGTGTTCCGATCGTGAAGAGTATTTATTTGGCAGTGAAGGACTTAACAGAGTACTTTGGTCCGAAATCGGAGAATTCCTCTCACCAGGTCGTTTCAGTTTCTATACCGAACCTAGACATACAGCTGGTGGGGTTTATCACTCGAGATAATTTAGATACAATGCCAGAAGGTATGAATAAATTAGATCGAGTGGCGGTGTACTTGCCTATGAGTTACCAAATTGGTGGCTACACTTTATTTGTTCCACGTGCATGGACCACTCCTCTAAATATGAAAGTGGAGCAGGCCATGCGTTCAGCCCTTACGGGTTGGATGCCCGGAAAGAAATGA
- a CDS encoding response regulator, whose protein sequence is MKVKPSVVDLYTELLNRSRSSAIVYFILFCVAIYYTGGLEGVTSGEVFLGLALLLSGLSRMAMGVLPSLRSKANLRSVRFGYYSLIFVSSGLWGVFVAETVIVKGMNEGALLLFFATAGIAGGSLASLAPVLSVLLIQLVVLCVPPLLILTFGDHVSSAYAIMSWIYFAWLVLQSRVVNKEVIEGLTNNKTINEQNKSLERARDQALQASKMKSQFVANMSHEIRTPLNSILGTADLLSEMVISDQKRQMVNELKSAGESLLTIINDILDFSKIEAGELKISPGKTSLKHLVEEVSGIVKRRWGFKGQVEYFVDYGSGLPAVVMTDPVRLRQVLINLLDNAFKFTANGHVKLYVVPVNEVRDSLVVRFVVEDTGRGILKQNIERLFKPFEQLDGSTTRIYGGTGLGLSICKNLVDLMGGQIHVESTFGVGTKFCFELPMQIVEAEVVSSLVVPEVEKSPNRAKAERATFPELSVLLVEDNAMNQVLMKHFFERLGITYQLAQNGQEALETIKKNHYDVVFMDIQVPVMDGYTATRKVREEVPKDRQPYIVALTANAMKGDEEQCLQAGMDAYLSKPVQLTMVQSALEKYKSTLAGREEVGRLHQ, encoded by the coding sequence ATGAAAGTAAAACCCTCAGTTGTTGATCTTTATACAGAGCTTCTCAATCGGTCGCGATCCAGTGCCATCGTGTATTTTATTTTGTTTTGTGTGGCAATTTACTACACGGGGGGACTTGAGGGTGTCACGAGCGGCGAAGTTTTTTTAGGGCTGGCTCTGTTGCTCTCAGGGTTGTCTCGGATGGCCATGGGTGTTTTGCCCTCGCTACGAAGTAAGGCCAATTTGCGGTCTGTTCGATTTGGGTACTATTCTTTGATATTTGTTTCTAGTGGCCTCTGGGGTGTGTTTGTCGCCGAAACCGTGATTGTCAAGGGGATGAACGAGGGCGCTTTGCTCCTCTTTTTTGCCACAGCCGGAATTGCCGGAGGGTCGTTGGCGAGTCTGGCGCCCGTGTTGAGCGTGTTGCTCATTCAGCTTGTTGTTCTTTGTGTGCCTCCATTGTTGATTTTGACGTTCGGCGATCATGTGAGCTCCGCTTATGCGATAATGAGTTGGATTTATTTTGCTTGGTTGGTTTTGCAATCCCGTGTGGTGAATAAAGAGGTGATAGAGGGGCTTACGAATAATAAAACTATTAATGAGCAAAATAAGTCTTTAGAGAGGGCGCGGGATCAGGCGCTGCAGGCATCGAAGATGAAGTCTCAGTTTGTGGCCAATATGAGCCATGAAATTCGAACACCGCTGAATAGTATTTTAGGTACGGCTGACCTGCTTTCTGAAATGGTCATCAGTGATCAAAAACGGCAGATGGTGAATGAATTAAAATCTGCCGGCGAGAGTCTATTGACTATCATTAACGATATTCTTGATTTTTCTAAAATTGAGGCGGGTGAGTTAAAAATATCTCCCGGCAAAACCAGTTTGAAGCACCTAGTTGAAGAGGTCTCAGGCATTGTTAAAAGGCGTTGGGGGTTTAAGGGGCAGGTTGAGTATTTTGTTGATTACGGCAGTGGGTTACCCGCCGTTGTGATGACGGATCCCGTGCGTTTAAGGCAGGTTTTAATAAATTTGTTGGACAATGCTTTTAAGTTTACGGCCAATGGGCACGTTAAGCTTTATGTTGTGCCGGTAAACGAAGTGCGTGACAGCCTTGTTGTTCGATTTGTGGTGGAGGATACTGGCCGAGGCATTTTAAAACAAAATATTGAAAGGCTTTTTAAGCCCTTTGAACAGTTAGATGGTTCAACCACCCGAATTTACGGGGGGACTGGATTAGGTTTGAGTATCTGCAAGAACTTAGTCGACCTTATGGGGGGGCAGATTCATGTAGAGAGCACGTTTGGCGTAGGTACAAAATTTTGTTTTGAATTGCCCATGCAAATTGTGGAAGCGGAGGTCGTTTCGTCGCTGGTGGTGCCAGAGGTGGAGAAGTCGCCAAATCGAGCAAAGGCCGAGCGGGCCACCTTTCCTGAATTGTCAGTGCTACTGGTGGAAGACAATGCGATGAACCAGGTGTTGATGAAACACTTTTTTGAAAGACTAGGTATCACCTATCAATTGGCGCAAAATGGTCAAGAGGCTTTGGAGACCATTAAGAAAAATCACTATGATGTGGTATTTATGGATATTCAAGTGCCTGTGATGGATGGTTACACGGCCACTCGGAAGGTTCGTGAAGAGGTGCCAAAGGATAGGCAGCCCTACATCGTGGCCTTAACAGCCAACGCCATGAAGGGTGATGAAGAGCAGTGTTTGCAAGCAGGTATGGATGCCTATTTGAGCAAGCCTGTTCAGTTGACCATGGTGCAATCGGCCCTTGAAAAATACAAAAGCACTTTAGCAGGGCGCGAAGAAGTGGGCCGCTTGCATCAGTGA
- a CDS encoding glutamate racemase, with protein sequence MLPDGLKPIGVFDSGVGGLTVLKELVLAFPHENFIYLGDTARLPYGNKSASTIFKYLMQNIDFLLRQNVKAVVVACNSASSALLSIDHNDLPVPIYNVIEPGAALALSLSATKRIGVIGTASTVYQESYLRTLRNLDPETQVFQQACPLLVPLIEEGWLDDPLTNLVVHRYLQPLMAHDIDTLIMGCTHYPLLKKSIQKTTGPNVHLVHAAEAIAQSIFQDMTSQRLMRSPQSNDGQVHLLTTDSHRRFTQVASRIMAPLPIGQIEHVDI encoded by the coding sequence ATGTTACCTGATGGCTTAAAACCGATTGGCGTTTTCGACTCTGGCGTGGGCGGACTCACCGTCTTAAAAGAGTTAGTCCTCGCGTTTCCTCATGAGAACTTTATTTATCTGGGCGACACCGCAAGACTCCCCTACGGCAACAAATCAGCAAGCACGATTTTTAAATACCTCATGCAAAATATTGATTTTTTACTTCGGCAAAATGTGAAAGCTGTGGTGGTAGCCTGCAACTCGGCCTCCAGCGCTCTGCTCTCGATAGATCACAACGACCTCCCCGTCCCCATTTACAATGTCATCGAACCCGGAGCCGCTCTGGCCCTTTCCCTTTCTGCAACCAAACGCATCGGAGTGATTGGTACAGCATCCACCGTATATCAAGAGTCTTACTTGCGAACATTGCGCAATCTCGACCCCGAGACCCAAGTCTTTCAACAGGCCTGCCCCTTATTGGTGCCGCTGATTGAAGAAGGATGGCTTGATGACCCGCTCACCAATTTAGTGGTCCACCGATATTTGCAACCCCTTATGGCACACGACATTGATACGCTCATTATGGGTTGCACCCACTATCCGCTGCTTAAAAAATCCATACAAAAAACCACAGGTCCCAATGTGCACCTTGTCCATGCGGCAGAGGCTATTGCACAAAGTATTTTTCAAGATATGACTTCGCAACGACTTATGCGCTCACCTCAATCAAACGACGGACAAGTTCATCTACTAACCACCGATTCCCATCGCCGTTTCACACAAGTGGCCAGCCGGATTATGGCACCACTCCCCATTGGTCAAATTGAACACGTGGATATTTAA
- a CDS encoding guanosine monophosphate reductase, whose amino-acid sequence MESLVELTFSWQDIKSRGRGLTFDDVLIVPAKSDVRSRRQPQLTSQITKKRTLDLPFVSANMDTVTEAEMAKGMARLGGLGILHRFLPIEEQAEQVRQVVASGAPFVAASIGVNQDFKERAKAVIEAGAEVITIDIAHGHSVAMMETMKWLKDTFSQIEIIAGNVATPQGVIDLAEAGADAVKVGIGPGSMCTTRVITGCGVPQLTAIATCAEAARQSGVPIIADGGIKASGDVMKALAAGADVVMLGSLLSGTIETPGPIRKGMKQYRGMASKAAQVSWRGEVPEGMAPEGEATFVPIKGHVDDVVNELAGGLRSGMSYVNALSIEEIREKSQFMEMTAMGGMESHAHGLRS is encoded by the coding sequence ATGGAGTCCCTGGTGGAACTAACTTTTAGCTGGCAAGACATTAAGTCCCGTGGCCGTGGCCTTACTTTTGACGACGTTCTCATTGTCCCTGCAAAATCTGATGTGCGCTCACGCCGACAGCCCCAACTCACCTCGCAGATCACTAAAAAACGCACTCTCGACTTACCCTTTGTGAGCGCCAACATGGACACCGTGACCGAAGCTGAAATGGCCAAAGGCATGGCTCGCCTCGGTGGCCTTGGCATTTTACACCGCTTCTTACCTATCGAAGAACAAGCTGAGCAGGTGCGACAGGTGGTGGCCTCAGGAGCACCCTTTGTGGCTGCCTCCATTGGAGTCAATCAAGACTTTAAAGAACGCGCCAAAGCCGTGATTGAAGCCGGCGCCGAAGTGATCACCATTGATATTGCCCACGGTCATTCGGTGGCCATGATGGAAACTATGAAATGGCTCAAAGACACATTCTCACAAATAGAAATCATTGCCGGCAATGTGGCCACTCCCCAAGGGGTTATTGACCTTGCCGAGGCTGGTGCCGACGCAGTGAAAGTGGGCATTGGCCCGGGCTCCATGTGCACAACCCGAGTGATCACGGGCTGCGGGGTGCCTCAACTCACAGCCATTGCCACATGCGCAGAAGCCGCTCGGCAATCTGGCGTGCCGATCATCGCTGACGGCGGCATTAAGGCTTCTGGCGATGTGATGAAAGCTTTGGCTGCGGGCGCTGACGTTGTCATGCTTGGCTCGCTCCTGTCTGGCACCATTGAAACTCCAGGACCCATTCGAAAAGGCATGAAACAGTACCGAGGCATGGCCTCTAAGGCGGCGCAAGTATCATGGCGTGGTGAGGTGCCCGAAGGCATGGCTCCAGAAGGCGAAGCCACCTTTGTCCCAATTAAGGGTCATGTGGATGATGTGGTAAATGAACTCGCCGGCGGCCTTCGTAGTGGTATGAGCTATGTGAATGCACTTTCCATAGAAGAAATTCGCGAGAAATCTCAGTTCATGGAGATGACCGCGATGGGCGGAATGGAGTCTCACGCTCACGGACTAAGGTCCTGA
- a CDS encoding recombinase family protein, whose protein sequence is METINYKNKNAVAILRVSSGRQKDGISHEVQETKCREYCEEKGFKLIKVFVITESAKRSESRKQYHEAMAFIKKQKHGNVLFYMQDREARNLKDVAENEECVLDGLFNIHYVSDRKIIHQDSPDADFLTRDFNAVMARHYSRNLTTRVSEAMTAKAETGWWPNSRPPLGYICQKAIDPLTGRVKNRGGTIAVDPNINNRKIVLREYELRSKGLSYEKIRETILEEGLITGKKAIQYRKNTIERRLNNPFYRGKFLWNEKLYDGNHEIFIPKEWLKKVDELSGQWGFTKRHFDSEYTVLTDGWLKCSCGCRVIYDPKEKKIKSTGETKTYHYYRCTNGKREHEKLVNIKNENIWAQFEPMLEKINISDDFAEAIADALNATEKKAHRATEAQIAEFKAREQELQGHEDKLFDLRLQGNVGQADFEKQLARIRSNREGLTDQLETLQKGLTSAVMETAKTVLELGKSAKSLWKDGAPEERRNLLDKLLSNPILDGLNIQFNLKKPFAVLVEMKENDKWCPRPDLNWHVR, encoded by the coding sequence ATGGAAACAATCAATTATAAAAATAAAAATGCCGTAGCAATTTTACGGGTTAGTAGCGGTCGTCAAAAAGATGGGATTTCTCACGAAGTCCAAGAAACGAAATGCCGTGAATATTGCGAAGAAAAGGGTTTTAAACTTATTAAAGTTTTCGTGATCACGGAAAGTGCCAAACGAAGCGAAAGCCGAAAGCAATATCACGAAGCAATGGCCTTTATTAAAAAACAAAAGCACGGCAATGTTTTGTTTTATATGCAAGATCGTGAGGCCCGAAATCTTAAAGATGTGGCTGAAAATGAAGAATGTGTTTTAGATGGACTTTTTAATATTCATTATGTGAGTGATAGAAAAATCATTCATCAAGATAGTCCCGATGCTGATTTTTTAACCCGTGATTTTAATGCGGTAATGGCACGGCACTATTCACGAAACTTAACAACAAGAGTGAGTGAGGCAATGACCGCCAAGGCTGAAACTGGTTGGTGGCCAAATAGCCGTCCCCCATTGGGTTATATTTGCCAAAAGGCTATTGATCCACTTACAGGAAGAGTTAAAAATCGTGGCGGAACCATTGCCGTTGATCCAAATATTAATAATAGAAAAATTGTTCTTCGTGAGTATGAGTTAAGATCCAAAGGCCTTTCTTATGAAAAAATCAGGGAAACAATTTTAGAAGAAGGACTAATTACAGGAAAAAAAGCCATTCAATATCGTAAAAACACCATTGAAAGAAGGCTTAATAATCCGTTTTATCGTGGCAAGTTTTTATGGAATGAAAAACTTTATGACGGGAACCACGAGATTTTTATACCAAAAGAGTGGCTTAAAAAAGTTGATGAATTAAGTGGTCAATGGGGATTTACGAAACGGCATTTTGATAGTGAATACACCGTGCTTACTGACGGTTGGTTAAAATGCTCTTGCGGTTGCCGTGTTATTTATGACCCAAAAGAGAAAAAAATTAAAAGCACGGGTGAAACTAAAACTTATCATTATTACCGTTGCACCAATGGAAAAAGAGAACACGAAAAGTTAGTTAATATTAAAAATGAAAATATTTGGGCACAGTTTGAACCTATGCTTGAAAAAATTAATATTAGCGATGATTTTGCTGAAGCCATTGCCGATGCTCTTAATGCCACTGAAAAGAAGGCTCACAGAGCCACAGAAGCCCAAATAGCCGAGTTCAAAGCCAGAGAGCAAGAACTACAAGGGCACGAAGATAAACTCTTTGATTTGCGATTACAGGGCAATGTAGGGCAAGCGGATTTTGAGAAACAATTAGCCCGTATTCGTTCAAACCGTGAAGGCCTAACTGACCAATTAGAAACTCTGCAAAAGGGTTTAACTTCTGCCGTAATGGAAACGGCTAAAACTGTTTTAGAACTGGGTAAGTCGGCAAAATCACTATGGAAAGATGGTGCCCCTGAAGAAAGACGAAATCTGTTAGATAAACTACTTTCTAACCCGATTTTAGATGGGCTAAATATTCAATTTAACTTGAAAAAGCCTTTTGCTGTATTGGTTGAAATGAAAGAAAATGATAAATGGTGCCCGAGGCCAGACTTGAACTGGCACGTCCGGTAA
- a CDS encoding helix-turn-helix transcriptional regulator, whose translation MSLKVIQNQNSLVGKTSRLDKIPVKHRKSIEAQLRNISFLVQNRRKEMGLTQEELAEKLDISVLTLQSIEQGWRFPSLPTLFYLCKIMGISIVFNFD comes from the coding sequence GTGTCACTTAAAGTAATACAAAATCAAAATAGTCTGGTGGGAAAAACATCAAGACTGGACAAAATACCAGTAAAACATAGAAAAAGTATTGAGGCTCAACTAAGGAATATCTCTTTTTTGGTTCAAAATCGCCGAAAAGAAATGGGACTCACTCAGGAAGAATTAGCCGAAAAATTGGACATATCTGTATTAACCCTACAATCCATAGAGCAAGGGTGGCGGTTCCCAAGTCTGCCAACTTTGTTTTATCTCTGTAAAATAATGGGTATTTCAATAGTTTTTAATTTTGATTAA
- a CDS encoding PEGA domain-containing protein — translation MKTRILGIVSIVCLGLFLAGCASIVGGTSQTVSINSNVKGANVIVNGATIGTTPYNGPLKRGKSTTVTLQKDGYETKTITLNTEIESIFWGNIIIGGVLGSTTDLSTGAMYKYAPATLQIDLDKAQAEKAGN, via the coding sequence ATGAAAACTCGTATTTTAGGGATCGTATCAATAGTGTGTTTAGGACTATTCTTGGCTGGCTGTGCCTCAATTGTTGGAGGTACAAGTCAAACTGTCTCTATTAATTCAAATGTAAAAGGGGCTAATGTTATTGTTAATGGTGCAACCATAGGAACAACCCCCTATAATGGCCCTCTTAAAAGAGGAAAATCAACAACAGTAACCCTGCAAAAAGATGGCTATGAAACAAAAACAATTACACTAAACACTGAAATTGAATCAATTTTTTGGGGAAATATCATTATTGGCGGTGTGCTTGGATCAACGACAGACCTATCCACAGGTGCGATGTATAAATATGCCCCGGCGACCTTGCAGATTGATTTAGACAAGGCACAGGCTGAAAAAGCGGGAAACTAA
- a CDS encoding DUF4105 domain-containing protein, with amino-acid sequence MKKMMVFLFLIFSSTAFAKFDWLKLPEIDQLYSKKRLSIVFASQNLKSPVSMFGHTFLVAHNEMPPEPDAVTIEFLGKTSGSFGQYFNALISHIDGEFRLGKFIIKNREYDYEDRNLWVYELNIPENEKMQVFSLISSVIKNQDFPYTFLNKNCSFYIFNSVIKNSSFKQRSIYTLPKYTIRELKKLGYINKPPVVIETDQSKLINFLKYRDTYERTKINQIIEGYSYSLTDETWGTRRGLDLALTYKIPREPRSEKRTQYFNIKKQLMDIVPRDQTLNEENLKRNDPIEVYGDANIRLGYEVKSQAAILEGKFAQRDFYTSRNDGLSNSYLEIMKGKLSFNKDENIKLQQLTLFKLESLIPSGDYNESFNRLIDLSFYKHPYEEEKVANEAVLRYGQGLSAKLGDITFGVIPYLGLRYFNFSSNNSVEMDLGTLTKLNYWLNDTVSIEGSLINHFFTKLPFNYKANIKLATRLNPRWTLGLEGIFYDKNNEAEFSLIYGF; translated from the coding sequence ATGAAAAAGATGATGGTTTTCCTATTTTTAATATTTAGTTCTACTGCATTTGCAAAGTTTGACTGGCTGAAATTGCCAGAAATAGATCAGTTATATTCAAAAAAGCGATTATCTATTGTTTTTGCCAGTCAAAACTTAAAAAGCCCTGTTTCTATGTTCGGGCATACATTTTTAGTTGCCCATAACGAAATGCCACCAGAACCCGATGCTGTCACCATAGAGTTTTTGGGTAAAACTTCTGGTAGTTTTGGTCAGTATTTTAATGCTCTAATTTCTCATATTGATGGTGAATTTCGTTTAGGAAAATTTATTATTAAAAATAGAGAATATGATTATGAGGACAGAAATCTTTGGGTTTATGAGTTGAATATTCCAGAGAATGAAAAAATGCAGGTATTTTCTTTAATATCATCTGTTATTAAAAATCAAGATTTCCCCTATACTTTTTTAAATAAAAATTGCTCTTTTTATATTTTTAATTCCGTTATTAAAAATAGTAGTTTTAAGCAGCGATCTATTTACACATTACCCAAATATACCATTCGTGAATTAAAAAAACTTGGTTACATCAATAAACCGCCAGTTGTTATTGAAACAGATCAAAGCAAACTTATTAATTTTCTAAAATATCGCGATACTTATGAGAGAACTAAAATTAATCAAATTATTGAAGGCTATTCTTACTCTCTTACTGATGAGACTTGGGGAACCAGAAGAGGTTTAGATTTGGCTTTGACTTATAAAATCCCACGAGAACCAAGGTCAGAAAAAAGAACTCAATATTTTAATATTAAAAAGCAGTTGATGGATATAGTCCCAAGGGATCAAACCCTAAATGAGGAGAACTTAAAGAGGAATGATCCTATTGAGGTCTATGGCGATGCAAATATACGGCTGGGTTATGAAGTAAAATCTCAAGCGGCAATCCTTGAAGGGAAATTTGCACAACGAGATTTTTACACATCAAGAAACGATGGGCTTTCTAATTCTTATTTAGAGATAATGAAGGGTAAGTTATCTTTTAATAAAGATGAAAATATTAAACTTCAACAACTCACACTTTTTAAACTTGAAAGCCTTATACCAAGTGGAGATTACAACGAGTCTTTTAATCGCTTGATTGATCTATCTTTTTATAAACACCCCTACGAAGAAGAAAAAGTAGCAAATGAAGCCGTTTTGAGATATGGGCAAGGTCTATCTGCTAAATTAGGAGATATAACTTTCGGGGTAATACCATATTTAGGGCTTCGTTATTTTAATTTTTCTTCTAATAACAGTGTTGAAATGGATCTGGGTACATTAACAAAACTAAATTATTGGTTGAATGACACTGTTTCTATAGAAGGAAGTTTAATAAATCATTTTTTTACAAAACTACCATTTAATTATAAGGCAAATATTAAACTTGCCACAAGACTAAACCCACGATGGACATTAGGTCTTGAAGGCATATTTTACGATAAAAATAATGAGGCGGAGTTTTCTTTAATCTACGGTTTTTAG
- a CDS encoding succinylglutamate desuccinylase/aspartoacylase family protein produces the protein MTKIAKAEFKIGGLRILPGERKRLQIKVAALFDYTDLNMPLEVIRGKADGPTMFISAAIHGDEINGVEIIKRLLQHKALNKINGTLIVIPVVNVFGFNHKSRYLPDRRDLNRSFPGSPRGSLAGRLAHIFMKEIVSKCTHGIDLHTGANHRANLPQIRAYLDDVETAELARGFGVPIIVHSQIRDGSLREAARNKKVKVLLFEGGEALRFDEDVIKSGLKGCLSVMRKIGMLPGSKEIRLKKRKSKSFVSRNTYWVRANHSGSFRLKKNLGDHVKKGDVLAIISDPFGSEPYEIKAESGGIVIGVSQIPLVNRGDAIFHIAEFFNPANVKRAIDLYG, from the coding sequence ATGACTAAAATTGCTAAAGCTGAGTTTAAGATTGGGGGGCTTCGAATTCTCCCCGGCGAGCGCAAACGACTTCAGATCAAGGTGGCGGCCCTGTTTGATTATACGGATCTGAATATGCCCCTTGAAGTTATTCGTGGAAAAGCTGATGGCCCAACCATGTTTATAAGTGCCGCCATTCATGGCGACGAAATCAACGGGGTTGAGATTATTAAACGGCTCCTGCAGCACAAAGCACTGAATAAAATTAACGGAACTCTCATAGTCATACCCGTGGTTAACGTTTTTGGTTTTAATCATAAATCCAGGTATCTGCCGGATCGAAGGGATTTAAATCGAAGTTTTCCGGGGTCGCCAAGGGGGTCTCTGGCTGGGCGACTGGCTCATATTTTTATGAAAGAAATTGTGAGTAAATGCACTCACGGAATTGATCTGCACACAGGAGCCAATCATCGTGCAAATCTGCCGCAGATTAGAGCCTATTTGGATGACGTTGAAACCGCTGAGCTGGCTCGCGGATTTGGCGTGCCGATTATAGTGCATTCACAAATCCGAGATGGGTCGCTCAGAGAAGCGGCAAGAAACAAAAAGGTAAAAGTTCTACTTTTTGAAGGGGGCGAGGCTTTAAGGTTTGACGAAGATGTGATCAAGTCGGGTTTGAAGGGGTGTCTTTCTGTCATGAGAAAGATCGGCATGTTACCGGGTTCAAAAGAAATTCGATTAAAGAAAAGAAAGTCTAAATCATTTGTTTCAAGAAATACCTATTGGGTCAGGGCCAACCACAGTGGTTCTTTTCGTTTAAAGAAAAACTTAGGGGATCATGTGAAGAAAGGCGACGTCTTGGCGATCATTTCTGACCCCTTTGGCAGTGAACCTTACGAAATCAAGGCCGAGTCTGGCGGAATAGTAATAGGGGTGAGTCAAATCCCATTGGTCAATCGAGGAGACGCCATTTTTCATATTGCTGAGTTTTTCAATCCGGCAAATGTGAAAAGAGCTATTGATTTGTACGGGTAA
- a CDS encoding TerC family protein: MEIFSVEALTALVTLTAMEIVLGIDNIVFVSIVVARAPKETRERTRKLGIFLALFMRLLLLLSITWVMGLTEPLFSVFSKAFSGRDLILLGGGLFLLAKSTFEIHHKVEGSPEEEIQQLSGLAARMVLLQIILLDIVFSLDSVITAVGMAKEIWVMVVAMVISMVIMLLSAKSIGDFVDRNPAIKILALAFLLLIGVMLVAEGMGQHIEKGYIYFAMAFSLGVELLNMRYRRKRLS; encoded by the coding sequence ATGGAAATATTTAGTGTAGAAGCTCTCACCGCCCTAGTGACTCTGACAGCCATGGAAATTGTCCTCGGAATAGACAACATTGTTTTTGTATCAATTGTGGTCGCTCGGGCACCAAAAGAAACCCGAGAGCGCACCCGCAAGCTGGGAATTTTTTTAGCTCTTTTTATGCGGCTGTTATTGTTGCTTTCGATCACCTGGGTGATGGGGTTGACAGAGCCCCTGTTTTCAGTGTTCTCAAAAGCATTTTCGGGGCGTGATTTGATCTTGTTGGGGGGTGGGTTGTTCTTGCTAGCAAAATCCACCTTTGAGATACATCACAAGGTTGAGGGGTCGCCTGAAGAAGAAATTCAGCAGCTCTCAGGGTTGGCTGCTCGCATGGTTTTATTGCAGATCATTCTTCTTGATATTGTATTTTCTCTCGATTCCGTCATCACAGCCGTGGGCATGGCCAAAGAGATCTGGGTGATGGTTGTGGCCATGGTGATATCAATGGTCATCATGCTATTGTCAGCAAAATCCATCGGAGACTTTGTGGACAGAAATCCTGCAATTAAAATTCTGGCCCTCGCATTTTTGTTGCTCATCGGAGTCATGCTCGTAGCCGAGGGAATGGGTCAACATATTGAAAAGGGCTACATCTATTTCGCCATGGCATTTTCCCTCGGAGTGGAATTGCTAAACATGCGCTATCGAAGAAAACGGTTGAGTTAG